A single Gemmatimonadaceae bacterium DNA region contains:
- a CDS encoding SRPBCC family protein — MTNATLDEHSAKNEHAAKDGHAAKAVITTPADREIRIERVFNASRDRVWRALTDPKLVAQWWGRGNKLVIERMEVERGGHWRFVEHSANGEHGFEGRYSEVTPQERIGQTFEWDGMPGHVSFETATLEDLGGGRTRLITTSLFYTAEDRDGMLSSGMEGGLNESYAALDRLLATNF, encoded by the coding sequence ATGACGAATGCCACCCTGGACGAACACTCAGCGAAGAACGAACACGCCGCGAAGGACGGGCATGCTGCGAAAGCAGTGATTACCACACCGGCCGATCGCGAAATCCGGATTGAGCGGGTTTTCAACGCCTCGCGCGACCGCGTTTGGCGAGCGCTGACGGACCCGAAGCTCGTCGCGCAGTGGTGGGGCCGAGGGAACAAGCTGGTAATCGAACGAATGGAGGTCGAGCGCGGAGGGCACTGGCGATTCGTCGAACACAGCGCCAACGGTGAGCACGGTTTCGAAGGGCGCTACAGCGAAGTCACACCCCAGGAGCGCATCGGCCAGACATTCGAATGGGACGGAATGCCGGGCCACGTCTCCTTCGAGACGGCCACACTCGAAGACCTCGGCGGCGGACGCACCCGGCTCATTACAACATCGCTGTTTTATACTGCCGAAGACCGCGATGGAATGCTGAGCTCGGGGATGGAAGGCGGCTTGAACGAGAGCTACGCCGCACTGGACAGACTACTCGCAACAAATTTCTAG
- a CDS encoding metalloregulator ArsR/SmtB family transcription factor: MTPDSLAGILNHMVQYPAPLDSAFGALADPTRRGILERLGRSDAAISQLAEEFEMTLTGIAKHVHVLEGAGLVSTEKIGRVRTCTLGPRGLDHETAWIESHRRMLEDRLDRLEKFLERTREN, translated from the coding sequence TTGACACCCGACTCCCTGGCAGGTATACTGAACCACATGGTTCAGTATCCAGCTCCGCTCGACTCCGCCTTCGGCGCCCTGGCAGATCCCACACGCCGCGGAATTCTCGAACGGCTCGGCCGCTCGGACGCCGCTATCAGCCAGCTGGCCGAGGAGTTCGAGATGACACTAACAGGCATCGCCAAGCATGTGCACGTGCTCGAGGGGGCCGGATTGGTGTCGACTGAAAAGATCGGGCGGGTACGCACCTGCACTCTGGGCCCACGCGGACTGGATCACGAGACCGCATGGATCGAATCACATCGGCGGATGCTGGAAGACCGCCTCGACCGGCTCGAGAAATTCCTCGAGCGTACAAGGGAGAACTGA
- a CDS encoding DUF4242 domain-containing protein produces the protein MFPEQMVITIATFFPLEALMPQYLIERNIPGAGKLTSAELQGISQKSCSVLDQLGPEIKWMHSYVTDDQIHCVYNAPDEEMVREHARLGGFPADRVSEIKTTISPATAE, from the coding sequence TTGTTCCCGGAACAGATGGTGATTACGATCGCTACTTTCTTTCCCTTGGAGGCTCTCATGCCGCAGTACCTGATTGAGCGTAATATTCCTGGCGCCGGCAAGCTTACCTCGGCCGAACTGCAGGGCATCTCTCAGAAGTCCTGTAGTGTGCTGGACCAACTCGGTCCCGAAATCAAGTGGATGCACAGCTACGTGACCGACGATCAGATCCATTGTGTATACAACGCGCCGGACGAAGAGATGGTACGAGAGCACGCCCGCCTGGGTGGGTTTCCGGCAGACCGGGTATCGGAGATCAAGACAACGATCAGCCCCGCGACAGCGGAGTAG
- a CDS encoding murein L,D-transpeptidase catalytic domain-containing protein, producing the protein MIQGTRFQNAFVGGVVAMFGSAQLVPGVNENGPIAKSAISIVAGSAGVHDTSRARMPKGALTKVGTALGALQEVVRPLSHSRALGDAFRSYFAYKAANPEQVTKPYLYFVDYGLPSTTPRGYVFDMVSLKIVDGPFMVAHGRGSAAGKNAIPTRFSNVSGSYATSLGLYLAQETYAFHGKSGGRAYGSIGLKLQGVSDGYNDNARARSVVAHGAPYVTPTKAGRSEGCPAMEQFRAQKLLPVLANGAMVFLFAPDEEWLESDRWVTADAE; encoded by the coding sequence ATGATCCAGGGGACGCGATTTCAGAATGCATTCGTCGGCGGCGTCGTTGCGATGTTTGGCAGCGCCCAGCTGGTTCCCGGAGTAAACGAGAATGGTCCGATTGCAAAGTCGGCAATTTCCATCGTAGCCGGCAGCGCTGGGGTCCACGATACCTCGAGGGCTCGAATGCCCAAGGGTGCCCTCACGAAGGTCGGCACCGCGCTTGGTGCCCTCCAGGAGGTCGTGCGCCCGTTGAGCCATTCGCGCGCGCTTGGCGATGCGTTCAGAAGCTACTTCGCGTACAAGGCAGCCAATCCTGAGCAGGTCACCAAGCCGTACCTCTATTTCGTCGATTACGGATTGCCCAGCACTACTCCCCGGGGCTACGTGTTCGACATGGTTTCGCTGAAGATTGTCGACGGCCCGTTCATGGTCGCGCATGGCCGCGGTTCGGCGGCCGGAAAGAATGCAATTCCGACCCGCTTTTCGAATGTGTCCGGCAGCTACGCGACGTCGCTCGGTCTGTATCTCGCGCAGGAAACGTATGCGTTCCACGGCAAGAGCGGTGGCAGGGCGTACGGCTCCATCGGACTCAAGCTTCAGGGAGTTTCCGACGGCTACAACGACAACGCGCGGGCGCGGAGTGTCGTTGCGCACGGGGCTCCATACGTGACTCCCACCAAAGCCGGCAGAAGTGAAGGATGCCCCGCAATGGAGCAATTCCGCGCCCAGAAGCTTCTGCCAGTGCTCGCGAACGGGGCGATGGTTTTCCTTTTTGCACCGGATGAGGAGTGGTTGGAGAGCGACCGCTGGGTAACGGCGGACGCCGAGTAA
- a CDS encoding ABC transporter permease, which yields METVLEPGRAEKNYWRDLWRYRELFQVLAWRDVSVRYKQTVIGVLWAIIRPFLTMVVFTVIFGRVAKLPSEGSAPYALMVFAGMLPWTFFSTALSDASNSLISNANLISKVYFPRLIVPAATIVVALIDLLISFGILIGMLIWYRFPPGPQILLLPVFILIAFLAALGPGLWITAANVKYRDFRYVIPFIVQTGLYVSPVGFSSSVVPEKWRLLYSLNPMVGVIDGFRWCILGGQSQIYWPGFNISLLGVAFFLWLGVHQFRKLERTFADLI from the coding sequence ATGGAAACCGTCCTTGAACCCGGCCGCGCCGAGAAGAACTACTGGCGCGATCTCTGGCGCTACCGCGAGCTCTTTCAGGTACTCGCCTGGCGTGATGTTTCAGTGCGCTACAAGCAGACGGTCATTGGAGTCCTCTGGGCCATAATCCGGCCATTTCTTACGATGGTCGTTTTCACCGTCATCTTTGGACGGGTTGCGAAATTGCCCAGCGAAGGCTCTGCCCCTTACGCTCTCATGGTGTTCGCCGGGATGCTGCCTTGGACATTCTTTTCCACAGCGTTGAGCGACGCTTCCAACAGCCTAATCAGCAATGCCAATCTCATCAGCAAGGTTTACTTTCCCCGTCTGATCGTGCCCGCGGCCACGATAGTAGTCGCGCTCATCGACTTACTGATCAGCTTCGGGATACTGATCGGCATGCTGATCTGGTATCGGTTTCCTCCGGGTCCACAGATTTTACTTCTGCCGGTGTTCATCCTGATTGCATTCCTCGCCGCGCTCGGTCCCGGTCTCTGGATCACCGCGGCCAATGTGAAGTACCGGGACTTTCGTTACGTGATTCCGTTCATCGTTCAGACTGGACTTTATGTTTCTCCGGTCGGGTTCAGCTCGAGCGTCGTGCCGGAAAAATGGCGTCTGCTCTATTCGCTCAATCCGATGGTTGGCGTAATTGATGGATTTCGGTGGTGCATTCTGGGCGGCCAGAGTCAGATATACTGGCCGGGTTTCAACATCAGTCTGCTCGGCGTTGCATTCTTTCTTTGGCTGGGAGTTCACCAGTTCAGGAAATTGGAAAGAACATTTGCGGACTTGATTTGA